A genomic window from Gossypium hirsutum isolate 1008001.06 chromosome D12, Gossypium_hirsutum_v2.1, whole genome shotgun sequence includes:
- the LOC107956544 gene encoding la-related protein 6C, whose protein sequence is MAQAQAEAEEKPEEPQEKFEAKGAMVTSVTTNTSCSSSSNGGGSNNGVSFKFNAHAQEFVPRSHTQIPISGYYYPCFHYLGGGAAAAGSSDWFLVGDQERAACLISNPNISIPHCSSKNVLTDDLRVKIIKQVEYQLSDMSLLANESLSKQISKDPEGYVPISFIASTKKIKSLVNANQLLAQALRSSTKLIVSADGKKVRRKHPFTEKDREEVQARTVIVENLPEDHSHQNLDKIFNVVGSVKNIRICHPQESNSSKPKTDFFNRNKLHALVEYDSPHIAEKAVEKLNDERNWRKGLRVRLLLGLTPKSVLKTRKSEFDGILDEDDSLLNETSDDSSQPNNTTESTENNSEDTATGSKKGRAKGRGKGRGRVQNNKHALSPQSSNASQCEASAKQISKGPRMPDGTKGFTMGRGKPLTSSVK, encoded by the exons ATGGCACAAGCACAAGCTGAAGCCGAGGAAAAACCTGAAGAACCCCAAGAAAAGTTTGAAGCCAAAGGTGCCATGGTAACATCTGTAACAACAAATACCAGTTGTAGCAGTAGTAGTAATGGTGGTGGTAGCAACAACGGTGTTTCTTTCAAATTCAATGCGCATGCACAGGAGTTCGTGCCCAGATCGCATACCCAAATCCCCATTTCGGGTTATTATTACCCTTGTTTCCACTATCTTGGTGGTGGTGCTGCTGCGGCAGGCTCCTCTGATTGGTTCTTAGTTGGTGATCAAGAACGTGCTGCTTGTTTGATCTCTAATCCTAATATCTCCATACCCCATTGTTCTTCCAAGAATGTGCTCACAGATGATCTCCGCGTCAAGATCATCAAACAG GTGGAGTACCAGTTAAGTGACATGAGCCTTCTAGCAAATGAATCATTGTCAAAGCAAATAAGTAAAGATCCTGAAGGATATG TGCCCATATCTTTTATTGCTTCCACAAAGAAAATCAAGTCCCTCGTCAATGCCAACCAGTTGCTGGCTCAAGCACTTCGGTCCTCTACAAAGCTT ATTGTGAGTGCAGATGGTAAGAAGGTTAGACGTAAACACCCTTTCACTGAAAAGGACAGAGAGGAAGTGCAG GCTCGTACTGTTATTGTAGAGAATTTGCCTGAAGATCATTCTCATCAGAACCTGGACAAAATTTTTAATGTAGTAGGGAG TGTGAAGAATATCCGAATATGTCATCCCCAGGAATCCAATTCTTCCAAACCTAAAACCGATTTTTTTAACCGTAACAAG CTACATGCACTTGTGGAGTATGATTCACCTCACATCGCTGAGAAAGCG GTTGAGAAGTTAAATGATGAAAGGAATTGGAGAAAGGGACTGAGAGTAAGGTTGCTGCTTGGACTCACG CCCAAATCTGTTCTGAAAACTAGAAAATCAGAATTCGATGGGATACTGGACGAGGATGATTCATTACTTAATGAAACCTCTGACGATTCTTCTCAGCCAAACAATACTACTGAATCAACTGAGAACAAT TCTGAGGATACTGCAACGGGATCCAAAAAAGGAAGGGCCAAAGGGCGAGGGAAAGGGCGTGGGCGTGTTCAAAACAACAAGCATGCATTATCTCCTCAATCTAGCAACGCATCCCAGTGTGAAGCATCTGCAAAACAGATTTCTAAGGGCCCCAGAATGCCAGATGGAACCAAGGGTTTCACCATGGGGCGAGGCAAGCCATTGACTTCCTCTGTGAAGTAA
- the LOC107953410 gene encoding transcription factor HHO6: MGSVPPELSLDFRPTFVPKTICTFLKEVSLIGNVPDKVSKLDAFVKRLEEEMRKIDAFKRELPLCMLLLNDAIVALKEESVQCMSRNVEPVLEEFIPLKNKKENNRSEEDGALITNKKEKDSNNNCNNNKDKKNWMSSVQLWNTDDDYSSISHKLDSKRKDGDSSQGCKNRGTATAFMPFKMNLGFAVRKEEKEEIPVHGLTLLTPGIKNLKEESCSTGSRTSCSRAVSSSAPNAQSTFRSVPQPLSHHQQQQQQQQQQTARKQRRCWSPELHRRFVNALQQLGGSQVATPKQIRELMQVDGLTNDEVKSHLQKYRLHTRRLPASTTSPANQSVVVLGSGLWMSQDQYGESSKGSSSQSGSPQGPLQLATNTGGTSNPGGDSMEDDEDAKSESYSWKSHIHKPGKDDV, encoded by the exons ATGGGTTCGGTTCCCCCAGAACTGAGCTTGGATTTTAGACCCACTTTTGTACCCAAAACGATCTGTACTTTTCTCAAGGAGGTTTCACTAATCGGCAACGTTCCTGACAAGGTTTCAAAACTCGATGCTTTTGTTAAAAGATTGGAAGAAGAAATGAGAAAGATCGATGCTTTTAAACGTGAACTTCCTCTTTGCATGCTCCTTCTCAACGATG CCATTGTAGCTTTGAAAGAGGAGTCAGTGCAATGTATGTCAAGAAATGTTGAACCAGTTTTAGAAGAGTTCATTCCATTGAAGAACAAGAAGGAAAATAATCGAAGTGAGGAAGATGGTGCCTTAATCAccaacaaaaaggaaaaagattcTAACAACAACTGCAATAATAATAAGGACAAGAAAAATTGGATGAGTTCTGTTCAGCTTTGGAACACTGATGATGATTATAGTTCCATTAGTCACAAACTAGATTCTAAG AGAAAGGACGGAGATTCATCTCAAGGATGTAAAAATAGGGGAACAGCAACAGCCTTTATGCCATTCAAGATGAATTTGGGTTTTGCAGTGAGGAAAGAAGAGAAAGAGGAGATACCAGTTCATGGATTAACGCTTTTGACTCCTGGAATCAAGAATCTGAAAGAGGAATCATGTTCTACGGGGTCTAGGACAAGTTGTAGCAGAGCAGTTTCTTCTTCTGCCCCCAATGCTCAGTCCACTTTTCGCTCTGTACCACAGCCACTGTCCCATCaccagcagcagcagcaacaacaacaacaacagacTGCTAGGAAGCAAAGGAGGTGCTGGTCACCTGAGTTGCATCGCCGGTTTGTCAATGCCTTGCAGCAATTAGGAGGCTCTCAAG TGGCCACTCCAAAGCAGATTAGGGAACTTATGCAAGTAGATGGCTTGACCAATGATGAAGTTAAGAGTCATTTGCAG AAATACCGACTTCACACAAGAAGACTTCCAGCTTCCACAACCAGTCCTGCGAATCAATCAGTCGTTGTTTTGGGGAGTGGTTTGTGGATGTCCCAGGATCAGTACGGAGAATCCTCGAAGGGGAGCAGTTCCCAGTCTGGCTCTCCTCAAGGACCTCTCCAGCTAGCCACAAACACTGGGGGGACCTCCAATCCGGGAGGTGACAGCATGGAAGATGATGAAGATGCAAAATCTGAAAGCTATAGCTGGAAAAGCCATATTCACAAACCTGGGAAAGATGATGTATAG